A genomic window from Anthonomus grandis grandis chromosome 2, icAntGran1.3, whole genome shotgun sequence includes:
- the LOC126748058 gene encoding uncharacterized protein LOC126748058, which produces MGKGSRNRNRSVSGSDSRESALAFHDLDSRMKRIEQFILKTTRGNTKSRGRPKRSRSRSSDSCSEHPARPRRRDWISRSPDSSEQEPRTPIHPRKRYRRLDSSELDQPNHRSSKITEQVQVHSKTIDPEVDNREEILVIHPDKDTEQFLTLKDDILECLGTDPNDIISEGIELHPALVSRWSNIIKCGLDKQERLDLTKKYLVPKNLKTLEAPDLNEEILKILSQDTLKKDKYLAIIQSQLGASLAALGSSLNKILGQENNDQLKAIITELSDTGKLLTDLHHYVSISTRYVIIPSLDDSLRQVVVKTTPDSKLFGSDFADKIKTARDLEKNSRDLKATKSGLTRNPRRAVQEADHLNWRGPSRSSMKFRHQGQKPQQNVTYRHRPTRPARQKY; this is translated from the coding sequence ATGGGAAAGGGTTCAAGGAACCGAAACAGGTCAGTTTCTGGCTCCGATTCAAGGGAGTCAGCGCTGGCTTTCCATGACCTCGACTCCCGTATGAAGCGTATTGAGCAATTCATACTTAAAACAACACGTGGAAATACTAAATCTAGAGGCAGGCCAAAAAGAAGCCGATCTAGATCATCTGACTCGTGTTCAGAACATCCAGCGCGTCCTCGAAGACGCGACTGGATTTCGCGGAGCCCTGACTCGAGTGAGCAGGAGCCCCGAACCCCTATCCATCCACGTAAGAGGTATAGGCGTCTAGACTCGAGTGAGCTGGACCAACCTAATCATAGATCTTCCAAGATCACCGAGCAGGTGCAAGTGCACAGCAAAACAATAGACCCTGAGGTGGACAATAGAGAGGAGATCCTAGTCATCCACCCAGACAAGGATACAGAACAGTTTCTAACTCTGAAAGATGACATTCTTGAATGCTTGGGCACAGACCCCAATGACATTATAAGCGAGGGCATTGAACTACACCCAGCCCTGGTTTCTAGATGGTCTAACATAATTAAATGCGGCCTAGATAAACAAGAAAGACTAGATCTAACTAAAAAATATCTTGtacccaaaaatttaaaaaccttagAAGCCCCAGATCTAAATGAGGAGATTCTAAAAATTCTATCACAAGacacattaaaaaaagataagtaTTTAGCTATCATTCAATCTCAGTTAGGAGCTTCTTTAGCAGCCTTGGGTTCATCGTTAAATAAAATCCTAGGTCAAGAAAATAATGATCAACTTAAAGCCATTATAACTGAACTATCAGATACTGGCAAATTACTAACTGATTTACATCATTATGTATCAATATCTACGAGATATGTTATCATACCATCCCTAGATGATTCCCTTCGGCAAGTGGTGGTCAAAACGACCCCAGACTCTAAGTTATTTGGTTCTGATTTTgcagataaaattaaaactgcaagagatttagaaaaaaacagtaGAGATTTAAAAGCCACAAAATCTGGTTTAACAAGAAATCCCAGAAGAGCTGTTCAAGAGGCAGACCATTTAAACTGGAGAGGCCCGTCTCGTTCCTCGATGAAGTTCAGACATCAGGGGCAAAAACCTCAGCAGAATGTGACCTACAGGCACAGACCAACAAGACCAGCAAGACAGAAATATTAA